A window of Pseudomonas putida genomic DNA:
TCTTCCAGCGCCCGAGCACGCCACAGGCGCAGGGTGTTGACGCTGGCCCCGCGCCAACCGACCACCGGGGTGTCATAGGCCACCGCCCGCACGGTCTCGCCCGGCCACCACACCTGGCGCTGCTGGCCATGGGTGTCGTGCACCGTTTCGACGCTGCCGCCAAAGCTGATCGGGTAGATCACCTCGGCGCGCTCGAACTCCCAGGGGTTGCCAAAGTCCAGCCAGTTCTCGGTCTGCTCCTGCTGCCAGCCATCAACCATGGCCTGGCGGAACAGCCCGTGTTCGTAGCGGATGCCGTAACCGTGGGCGGCGATGCCCAGGGTCGACATGCTCTCCATGAAGCACGCCGCCAGGCGGCCCAGGCCACCGTTGCCCAGCGCGGCATCGGGCTCGAGCAGGCGGATGCGTTCCAGGTCCACGTCCAGCCCTTCCAGGGCGTCGCGGGCAATGTCGAGCAGGCCCAGGTTGCTCAGGCTGTCGTACAGCAGCCGGCCGATGAGGAATTCGAGGGAAAGGTAATAGACCCGCTTCTGGCTGCGGCGATAAGCCTGACGAGTGTGGTCCATCCAGTGATCGACCATGTGATCGCGCGCGGCCAGGGCAATGGCTTCGAACCAGTCGTGGTCGAAAGCGTGCTCCGGGTCCTTGCCGACCGCGTAGGTCAGCTTGTCCAGTACAGCGGCGCGGAATTCGGCCACCTCGGCGTCACGAGCTTTGGGTTCCTGGGACATGCGGCATCCTCGGGCAAGTTGACGAAAACGGAGGGAGACTGTTGAGCCTAGACCCTTCGACAGGGAGTGACAGTTACCGTTCGCAGTTTTCATGCCCACTCTGCGATTCCGGCAAAAGGTTGTTCATAAATTGAACAATTCCGGTATGATCGCGCGCCCCAAGACCGTGATACACCTCATAATGATGAAAACGACCCTGATCGCCGCAGCCGAAGTCGACCGCCTGGAGACCTGGCAGCGCTACACCAGCAACATGTGCCATGGCTGCCATTCGACCTGCTGCACCCTGCCGGTGGAGGTGAAGATCAAGGATCTGATCCGTATCGGCGTGGTCGATGAGTTCGAGAAAGACGAACCGCCGAAGAACATCGCCAAGCGCCTGCAGAAGGACGGCATCATCGAGCGCTTCAACCAGAAATCCGGGATCTTCACCCTGACCCGGATGAGCAATGACGACTGCCTTTATCTGGATCGTAAAAGCCGCCTGTGCACCATTTATGACAAGCGGCCGGACACCTGCCGCAACCACCCCAAGGTCGGGCCGCGGCCGGGGTATTGTGCCTACAAGCCCAAGGTGGTCGGGCGCTAAGCGCTAGCCTTCAAGGGCCCCTTCGCGGGCTTGCCCGCTCCCACAGGACCTGTGTAGTACCTGTGGGAGCGGGCAAGCCCGCGAAGGGGCCAGCACAAATCCTGCAGGCAAACAAAAACGCCCCCGGCCTTTCGACCGGGGGCGTTTTCGTTTCAGCTCAAGCTAGACGATCAAGCCTTGGCTTTCTTGGCAGCGCGGGTACGCTCGCCTTCGTCCAGGATCTTCTTGCGCAGGCGGATCGACTTCGGCGTCACTTCGCACAGCTCGTCGTCCTGGATGAACTCCAGGGCCTGTTCCAGGGTGTGGCGAACCGGCGGTACCAGGGCGATGACTTCGTCTTTGCCCGAAGCACGCATGTTGTCGAGCTTCTTGCCCTTGGTCGGGTTCACGCCCAGGTCGTTGTCACGGCTGTTCAGGCCGATGATCTGACCGTTGTAGATCTCCTGGCCGTGTTCAACGAACAGCTTGCCGCGAGCCTGCAGGGTTTCCAGCGAGTAGGTCAGCGCCTTGCCGGTCTCTACCGATACCAGAACGCCGTTCAGACGGCCGGACATCTGGCCCGACTTCATGGTGTCGTAGCGATCGAAGATCGAGGTCAGGATGCCTGCACCGTTGGTCAGGGTCAGGAACTGGTTACGGAAACCGATCAGACCGCGGGCTGGAATGTTGTATTCCAGGCGAACACGGCCCTTGCCATCCGGCACCATGTTGGTCAGGTCGCCCTTACGCAGGCCCATCTCTTCCATGACCTTGCCCTGGGATTCTTCAGGGATGTCGATGGTGACGTTCTCGAACGGCTCCTGCTTCACGCCGTCGACTTCGCGGATGATCACTTCAGGACGGCCTACGGCCATCTCGAAGCCTTCACGACGCATGGTTTCGATCAGTACCGACAGATGCAGTTCACCGCGGCCCGATACCTTGAATTTGTCAGGAGAATCAGTTTCCTGAACGCGCAGGGCTACGTTGTACAGCAGCTCTTTGTCCAGACGGTCCTTGATGTTACGGCTGGTGACGAACTTGCCTTCCTTGCCGCAGAACGGCGAGTCGTTGACCTGGAAGGTCATCGAAACGGTTGGCTCGTCGACGGTCAGCGGCTTCATCGCTTCTACCGCATCCGGTGCGCAAAGGGTGTCGGAGATGAACAGCTCGTCGAAACCGCTGATGCAGACGATATCGCCCGCCTGGGCTTCTTCGACATCCACGCGGTGCAGGCCGTGGTGACCCATCAGCTTCAGGATACGACCGTTACGCTTCTTGCCGTTGGTGTCGATGGCGACAACCGGGGTGTTCGGCTTGACGCGACCACGGGCGATACGGCCAACGCCGATAACACCGAGGAAGCTGTTGTAGTCCAGTGCGGAGATCTGCATCTGGAACGGGCCGTCACGGTCAACGGACGGTGCTGGTACGTTGTCGACGATCGACTGGTACAGCGCGGTCATGTCTTCGCCCATTTCGGTGTGGTCCAGACCGGCAATGCCATTCAGGGCCGAGGCGTAGACAACCTTGAAGTCCAGCTGCTCATCGGTGGCACCGAGGTTGTCGAACAGGTCGAAGATCTGGTCCAGAACCCAGTCAGGACGCGCGCCCGGGCGGTCAACCTTGTTGATCACGACGATTGGCTTCAGGCCAGCTTCGAAAGCCTTTTTGGTCACGAAGCGGGTTTGCGGCATCGGGCCGTCCTGGGCGTCGACCAGCAGCAGCACGGAGTCGACCATGGACATTACACGCTCGACCTCGCCACCGAAGTCGGCGTGGCCGGGGGTGTCGACGATGTTGATGTGGTAGCCGTTCCAGTTGATGGCGGTGTTTTTCGCCAGAATGGTAATGCCGCGCTCTTTTTCCTGGTCGTTGGAGTCCATCACGCGCTCGTCGTTGAGCTCGTTACGCTCCAGGGTGCCGGACTGGCGCAGGAGTTTGTCGACCAGGGTGGTTTTACCATGGTCAACGTGGGCGATGATGGCGATGTTACGCAGATTTTCGATCACAACTGTATCTCGATCAGAGGATTCGGTTGCCGCCAGTGTAGGCGGCGAATATGTACGGTTTGAGGCTCAGCGGGCCCGATGGTCGGGAGGGCGATGGCGGATGCTGCCGCCATACAGCCCTGGCGTCTTATGTCGGACGATAAACACGCACATTGGCATGTCCCTCACTGAGCAGGTGGTGTGCGTGCAGGCGGCTCATCACACCTTTGTCGCAATACAGCAAGTACTGGCGCGTAGGGTCCAGGTGCTTGAACTTGCTGTTGATTGCGTAGAATGGCATGGCCTGGACTTCGATACCCTCCAGCACCAGAGGTTCGTCTTCCTGGGCATCGGGGTGACGAATGTCGATGACGATCTGGCCTGGCAGCGCCTCGGCCACTTCCTCGACTTCGACGTCCTTGCCCAATTCATCGATCACATGGTCGATGGAAATGAATTTGGCACGCTCCAGGGCGCGCTCCAGCACAGCCATGTCGAACTGCTTTTCTTCGTGCTCCATGCGGTGACGCTTGGCATGGGTAGTCGGGTTTACCGAAATCACGCCGCAGTATTCCGGCATGTGCTTGGCGAAGTCGGCGGTGCCGATTTCGGTAGCCTGGTCGATGATGTCCTGCTTGTGGCTGGCCAGCAGCGGGCGCAATACCAGCTTGTCGGTGGCCGAGTCGATGATCGACAGGTTCGGCAGGGTCTGGCTGGACACCTGGGAAATCGCCTCGCCGGTAACCAGCGCATCGATCTGCAGACGGTCGGCCATGTGCGCGGCACCGCGCAGCATCATGCGCTTGAGGGTTACGCCCATATAGCTGTTGTCGACCTTGTTGAGGATCTCGCCGACCACTTCTTCAAACGGCACGCTGATGAACAGCACGCGCTGGCTGCTGCCGTACTTTTTCCACAGGTAGTGAGCCACTTCCATCACGCCCAGTTCGTGGGCACGGCCACCGAGGTTGAAGAAGCAGAAGTGGGTCATCAGACCGCGGCGCATCATCTGGTAGGCCGCCACGGTGGAGTCGAAGCCGCCGGACATCAGCACCAGGGTCTGCTCCAGGGCACCCAGCGGATAGCCGCCAATACCGTTGTGCTGGTTATGGATCACGTACAGACGCTGGTCGCGGATTTCGATGCGCACCAGCACTTCCGGGCTCTTCAGCTCGATGCCGGCGGCGCCGCACTGCTGGCGCAGCTGGCTGCCGACGTAACGGTCAACGTCCATCGAGGTGAAGTCGTGGTGGCCGCCGCGCTTGCAGCGCACGGCGAAGTGCTTGCCGGCCAGCAGGTGCCCGAAGTGCTGCTTGCACTTGGCGACGATGTCGTCGAAGTCACCGAGCGGGTATTCCTCTACCTGCAGAAAGTGGGTGATACCCGGGGTGCAGGTGAGGCGCTCGATCATCTCGCGCTGGACTTTTTCGTCTTCGACGCGGGTGACCACTTCGAGGTTGTCCCAGACACCATCGACCACGAGCTCAGGGTCGAGGTCCTTGAGCACGTTGCGGATGTTCTTGCCGAGCTGGCGGATGAAGCGCTTGCGCACCGGCCGGCTCTTGATGGTGATTTCTGGGAAGACTTTGACGATAAGTTTCATTGGTTAACAGCGCGCACAGGGCCTGCCGAAAATGAGGGGCGCGAATTATAGCGGAAATTGCTCAGGATTTGACCAACTTTTGATCAGAAGCTTGCAGATAAATGCAGGAAGCAGGTTTTGTGCTGCCTGTCCCGGCCCTTTCGCGGGCACGCCCGCTCCCACAGGGACTGCACCGATTTCGAATGCAGTGTAATTCCTGTGGGAGCGGGCGTGCCCGCGAAGAGGCCCTTGAACAATGCACACCACTCAACCATCGCACCATATCAGTGCACTGCTACAAAAATTCGCATCTTAAGGGTGCATTTTTCCCCA
This region includes:
- the typA gene encoding translational GTPase TypA, with amino-acid sequence MIENLRNIAIIAHVDHGKTTLVDKLLRQSGTLERNELNDERVMDSNDQEKERGITILAKNTAINWNGYHINIVDTPGHADFGGEVERVMSMVDSVLLLVDAQDGPMPQTRFVTKKAFEAGLKPIVVINKVDRPGARPDWVLDQIFDLFDNLGATDEQLDFKVVYASALNGIAGLDHTEMGEDMTALYQSIVDNVPAPSVDRDGPFQMQISALDYNSFLGVIGVGRIARGRVKPNTPVVAIDTNGKKRNGRILKLMGHHGLHRVDVEEAQAGDIVCISGFDELFISDTLCAPDAVEAMKPLTVDEPTVSMTFQVNDSPFCGKEGKFVTSRNIKDRLDKELLYNVALRVQETDSPDKFKVSGRGELHLSVLIETMRREGFEMAVGRPEVIIREVDGVKQEPFENVTIDIPEESQGKVMEEMGLRKGDLTNMVPDGKGRVRLEYNIPARGLIGFRNQFLTLTNGAGILTSIFDRYDTMKSGQMSGRLNGVLVSVETGKALTYSLETLQARGKLFVEHGQEIYNGQIIGLNSRDNDLGVNPTKGKKLDNMRASGKDEVIALVPPVRHTLEQALEFIQDDELCEVTPKSIRLRKKILDEGERTRAAKKAKA
- the thiI gene encoding tRNA uracil 4-sulfurtransferase ThiI; amino-acid sequence: MKLIVKVFPEITIKSRPVRKRFIRQLGKNIRNVLKDLDPELVVDGVWDNLEVVTRVEDEKVQREMIERLTCTPGITHFLQVEEYPLGDFDDIVAKCKQHFGHLLAGKHFAVRCKRGGHHDFTSMDVDRYVGSQLRQQCGAAGIELKSPEVLVRIEIRDQRLYVIHNQHNGIGGYPLGALEQTLVLMSGGFDSTVAAYQMMRRGLMTHFCFFNLGGRAHELGVMEVAHYLWKKYGSSQRVLFISVPFEEVVGEILNKVDNSYMGVTLKRMMLRGAAHMADRLQIDALVTGEAISQVSSQTLPNLSIIDSATDKLVLRPLLASHKQDIIDQATEIGTADFAKHMPEYCGVISVNPTTHAKRHRMEHEEKQFDMAVLERALERAKFISIDHVIDELGKDVEVEEVAEALPGQIVIDIRHPDAQEDEPLVLEGIEVQAMPFYAINSKFKHLDPTRQYLLYCDKGVMSRLHAHHLLSEGHANVRVYRPT
- a CDS encoding YkgJ family cysteine cluster protein, with product MKTTLIAAAEVDRLETWQRYTSNMCHGCHSTCCTLPVEVKIKDLIRIGVVDEFEKDEPPKNIAKRLQKDGIIERFNQKSGIFTLTRMSNDDCLYLDRKSRLCTIYDKRPDTCRNHPKVGPRPGYCAYKPKVVGR